The Stygiolobus azoricus genome window below encodes:
- a CDS encoding winged helix-turn-helix domain-containing protein: protein MKIRFKIWIETDDGKPILGKGGVKLLENIKSTGSIAEAAKNVNVSYKFAWEYVKKIEGLLGGIETKKGGKGAGGTILSEKLDKILEIYQSAEKEIEEVLKKYEEKLNDVTTNT from the coding sequence ATGAAGATTAGGTTCAAAATCTGGATAGAAACAGATGACGGTAAACCTATTTTGGGTAAGGGTGGGGTCAAACTGCTAGAGAACATTAAGAGCACTGGAAGTATTGCTGAGGCAGCTAAAAACGTAAATGTGTCGTATAAATTTGCTTGGGAGTATGTAAAGAAGATTGAAGGACTTCTGGGTGGAATTGAAACCAAAAAAGGAGGAAAGGGAGCTGGAGGGACAATATTATCTGAGAAGTTAGATAAGATTCTAGAAATTTACCAGAGTGCAGAAAAAGAAATCGAGGAAGTTTTAAAAAAATATGAGGAAAAGCTCAACGACGTTACGACAAATACTTGA
- a CDS encoding ABC transporter ATP-binding protein yields the protein MLKTVNLTKRYNDGTTALDHVSFSTNAKSISILGRNGAGKTTLTRILSTQLLPTEGTALIEGYDVVKDAKKVRKIIASIPQEAHPVGFATPLEHLLMYLTARGFSLSEASQIARKTLKEIGLWEVKDKPSDLLSGGMKRKIFVAMALASSAEVILLDEPTVGLDPYSRTEVWSVLKESDVKLVLTTHYMEEAEELSDEVVLLHKGKLIAKGSVKELLSKFENKVRVEGIGDLLVGKLRISYVDREEAVKYLGKYIVRPITLEDLFIIYSGETLED from the coding sequence GTGTTAAAAACTGTTAATCTGACGAAGCGATATAATGACGGTACAACTGCTTTAGACCATGTGTCCTTTAGTACGAATGCTAAGAGCATTTCCATATTGGGTAGGAACGGAGCAGGTAAAACCACCCTTACCAGAATTCTATCCACTCAGCTCTTACCCACAGAAGGTACAGCCCTTATAGAGGGGTATGACGTTGTAAAGGACGCTAAGAAAGTAAGGAAAATAATCGCATCAATTCCTCAGGAGGCTCACCCAGTGGGATTCGCTACCCCATTAGAACACTTACTAATGTATCTTACGGCAAGGGGGTTTTCCTTGTCCGAAGCTTCCCAGATAGCTAGAAAGACTTTAAAGGAAATTGGTCTTTGGGAAGTTAAAGATAAACCTTCAGATTTGCTCTCTGGCGGGATGAAGAGGAAGATATTTGTTGCTATGGCTTTGGCTTCAAGTGCTGAAGTTATCTTACTTGATGAACCCACAGTAGGTCTAGATCCCTATTCAAGGACAGAAGTATGGTCAGTGCTGAAAGAGAGTGACGTGAAACTAGTCCTAACAACTCATTATATGGAGGAGGCAGAAGAGTTATCGGACGAAGTAGTATTACTTCACAAAGGTAAGCTGATCGCCAAGGGTAGTGTTAAGGAGCTTTTGTCGAAATTCGAAAATAAGGTGAGAGTCGAGGGTATAGGAGACCTACTGGTCGGTAAGCTCAGAATATCTTATGTGGACAGAGAAGAAGCTGTTAAGTATCTAGGTAAATACATTGTGAGACCAATAACACTTGAAGATCTCTTTATAATATACTCTGGTGAGACCCTTGAAGATTAA
- a CDS encoding DUF929 family protein, producing the protein MLSSSTDIYPDTPTFTLANLTYESKHLSLLAYEYQNRNHQPLQALPQNVYQLWQEYGHGSIPFIYVAGLFYQVGSTASASIISGKNWTYAFSQLNNLSSPFAQQVYSTANILTAEFCIATNN; encoded by the coding sequence ATGTTATCAAGTTCAACAGATATATACCCAGACACTCCTACTTTTACATTGGCTAATTTAACGTATGAGAGCAAACACCTTTCACTACTAGCTTACGAATACCAGAACAGAAATCACCAACCATTGCAAGCTCTACCCCAGAACGTATACCAGTTATGGCAGGAATACGGACACGGTTCAATACCCTTCATATACGTAGCTGGTCTTTTTTATCAAGTAGGTTCCACGGCCAGTGCGTCCATCATTTCTGGTAAAAATTGGACATATGCATTCTCTCAGCTTAACAATTTATCGTCTCCTTTTGCTCAACAAGTTTATTCTACTGCAAATATCCTAACCGCCGAGTTCTGTATTGCTACCAATAACTAA
- a CDS encoding FAD-binding protein yields the protein MDVYSEDELFKVIRGAYEEGLKIQVLGNGKHGKKVGVNEYVYTRKMNWFEIKNGVVEALAGADVNAIRKEASEEGLLLPTLYDGTVGGLLATNFPSPLSTAYGKPIDFTNWVRVLTPYGGIKWKMLIGSKGIVGAISRAELKLYPKPSKILTYEREEVVDRDISKLMSLSPLVLLVDYQGGKFRVHASYTKEVMLKGYSVDEGVPLVEVNDERKEVIVEGDDFESFKKVVEVSQPLYAYWIWKSGIFVLVNADTEMLKEAHIEYYTKDQPKEVYVKLKRLLDARSIFV from the coding sequence ATGGACGTTTACTCAGAAGATGAACTATTTAAAGTTATCAGAGGCGCTTATGAAGAGGGGCTTAAAATCCAGGTTTTAGGTAATGGTAAACACGGGAAAAAAGTAGGTGTAAACGAGTATGTCTACACTAGAAAGATGAACTGGTTTGAAATTAAAAACGGAGTTGTGGAGGCTTTAGCGGGAGCTGACGTAAACGCGATCAGAAAAGAGGCTAGCGAAGAAGGTTTACTTTTACCAACACTATACGATGGGACAGTAGGAGGATTACTTGCTACGAATTTTCCTTCACCACTTTCTACAGCTTACGGTAAGCCTATAGATTTTACTAATTGGGTAAGAGTGCTTACTCCTTATGGAGGTATTAAGTGGAAGATGTTAATTGGTTCCAAAGGGATTGTGGGAGCAATTTCTAGAGCTGAACTTAAACTCTACCCAAAGCCCTCAAAGATCTTAACTTACGAGAGGGAGGAGGTAGTTGATAGAGACATATCAAAACTAATGAGCCTTTCACCCCTAGTATTACTGGTAGACTATCAGGGAGGGAAATTTAGAGTTCATGCCTCATACACTAAAGAGGTAATGCTAAAGGGTTATTCAGTTGACGAGGGAGTTCCTCTAGTTGAGGTAAATGACGAGAGGAAAGAAGTTATAGTCGAAGGGGACGACTTCGAGAGTTTCAAAAAGGTTGTAGAAGTATCACAGCCTTTATACGCCTACTGGATATGGAAGAGCGGAATTTTTGTTTTGGTAAATGCGGATACAGAAATGTTAAAAGAGGCTCATATAGAGTATTATACTAAGGATCAACCGAAAGAGGTTTACGTTAAACTTAAGAGGTTGTTAGACGCTAGGAGTATCTTTGTTTAG
- a CDS encoding MarR family transcriptional regulator: MDILELAILTVLSEDEMSIREIEQYLGVRRRRIAKSLQELEKKGFIAKKAYIGNGDIIFGITEQGLEELYKNYIILRDLVREMEISVCTKFDC; the protein is encoded by the coding sequence ATGGACATACTTGAACTAGCCATCCTTACGGTGTTGTCCGAGGACGAGATGAGTATCAGGGAGATTGAGCAGTATCTGGGAGTGAGAAGAAGGAGGATAGCCAAGTCTCTACAAGAGCTCGAGAAAAAAGGATTCATAGCAAAGAAAGCATACATAGGGAATGGCGACATTATATTCGGTATAACAGAACAAGGGCTGGAAGAACTCTACAAGAACTACATCATCTTGAGAGACCTCGTGAGAGAGATGGAAATTTCTGTGTGCACTAAGTTCGATTGTTAG
- the purE gene encoding 5-(carboxyamino)imidazole ribonucleotide mutase yields the protein MPKVAVIMGSKSDWEYMKEAVEILKNFGVETEVRVVSAHRTPEFMVEFAKTADKRGIEVIIAGAGGAAHLPGMTASLTHLPVIGVPIPSKNLNGLDSLLSIVQMPYGVPVATVAIGGAKNAALLALRILGIKYPDIAEKVKKFIEDMRNEVLNTRLE from the coding sequence ATGCCAAAAGTAGCCGTCATTATGGGGAGCAAATCCGATTGGGAATATATGAAAGAAGCCGTTGAAATTCTCAAGAATTTCGGAGTAGAAACCGAGGTTAGAGTAGTCTCTGCTCATAGAACGCCAGAATTCATGGTAGAATTTGCTAAAACCGCAGATAAGCGAGGTATTGAAGTTATAATAGCGGGGGCTGGAGGTGCAGCCCATCTCCCAGGTATGACTGCATCCTTAACTCATTTACCGGTGATCGGAGTACCAATTCCGTCTAAAAACCTCAATGGGTTAGACTCCCTACTATCAATAGTCCAGATGCCCTATGGCGTACCCGTTGCTACAGTAGCTATAGGTGGAGCTAAAAACGCTGCATTACTCGCCTTAAGGATTTTAGGTATTAAGTATCCGGATATAGCTGAAAAAGTAAAGAAGTTCATAGAGGATATGAGAAATGAAGTCCTTAATACAAGACTCGAATAA
- a CDS encoding MFS transporter: MDLENLRDKLKSFYLSSGGFFLDGYDLSVISYALLFIVKEMSLTPLQEGLVTASSLMGMGIGAVLFGYLSDKLGRKKLFGLDLFFFTVFAILSALSTNVWELFVFRFLLGIGIGGDYPISSTIVSEFSPSKSRGKYLVGSVAMYWLGTLFSAIVNLVFLGTGDYFWRYSFAVGGILAIPIILGRISFSESPRWLVSKGFINEEGLPTQEEENKGVTTKDLLRGKAGLMLLSLSVIWFLFDVASYGIGLYYPSLLHQFAFPSKVETLYGTMLISVGAIIGYVIAVAIIDEIGRRFTLFSGLGSMSFLLVLGGLAKVSGVILLPYFMVFVAMEQWAGAVTLFYPTEIFPTSVRSTAQGITTAASRIGAVLGVFVFPSMVKSLGLGNSFLLFGAISLLALLISIASVKETKKKKLEEASLGKVMRANNRT, encoded by the coding sequence ATGGACTTGGAAAACCTGAGGGACAAACTAAAATCTTTTTATTTATCTTCTGGAGGGTTTTTCTTAGACGGTTATGATCTCTCAGTGATATCCTACGCACTACTTTTCATTGTTAAGGAAATGTCCTTAACTCCTTTGCAAGAGGGTTTAGTCACCGCTTCTTCCTTGATGGGTATGGGAATCGGTGCTGTACTATTTGGATACTTGTCCGACAAATTAGGAAGGAAAAAGTTATTTGGACTCGACCTCTTCTTCTTCACCGTATTTGCGATCCTATCAGCTTTGTCCACCAATGTGTGGGAGCTTTTCGTCTTTAGGTTCCTTCTTGGCATCGGTATAGGTGGAGATTACCCTATAAGTAGTACTATTGTCTCTGAGTTCTCTCCCTCAAAGAGTAGAGGAAAGTACCTCGTGGGTTCAGTGGCTATGTATTGGTTAGGGACCCTGTTTTCGGCTATAGTGAACCTGGTCTTCCTAGGCACTGGAGACTATTTCTGGCGTTACTCCTTCGCTGTAGGTGGGATATTAGCTATCCCAATAATCCTAGGTAGGATATCCTTTTCTGAATCCCCAAGATGGCTTGTTTCCAAGGGGTTCATAAATGAGGAGGGTCTACCTACGCAAGAGGAAGAAAATAAAGGAGTTACAACCAAAGACTTACTAAGGGGAAAGGCAGGCTTAATGCTACTATCCCTTTCAGTTATTTGGTTCTTATTCGACGTGGCGTCTTACGGAATTGGACTATACTACCCTTCGTTACTACATCAGTTTGCATTCCCTTCTAAAGTAGAGACTCTTTACGGTACGATGCTAATTTCAGTAGGGGCTATAATAGGGTATGTAATAGCCGTGGCAATTATCGATGAAATAGGAAGGAGATTTACATTATTTTCAGGACTGGGCTCCATGAGCTTTTTGCTGGTCTTAGGCGGTCTGGCTAAGGTATCTGGAGTAATTCTCTTACCTTACTTCATGGTATTCGTTGCAATGGAGCAATGGGCGGGAGCAGTAACACTATTTTATCCAACTGAGATCTTCCCGACCTCTGTAAGGTCAACCGCACAAGGAATTACTACCGCCGCAAGTAGGATAGGGGCAGTACTGGGGGTCTTCGTGTTTCCCTCTATGGTCAAGTCTTTGGGGCTTGGGAATTCATTTTTACTTTTCGGCGCCATATCGCTTCTCGCCCTACTCATAAGCATTGCTAGTGTAAAAGAGACTAAGAAGAAGAAGTTAGAAGAGGCAAGTTTAGGAAAAGTAATGAGAGCTAACAATCGAACTTAG
- a CDS encoding ABC transporter permease, translating to MRPLKIKFILAFARFYGVAPLVRGIVYVLSYLTVPLAELFLIYVITKGEFVKFAVDGGLITVIASNGLSFIADFAFLRLELKIQDLLVATEISAGDYILALTLSNLIYSSPGILTYVTLAIIYHLLNPFNFLLVFITLLILLLNTSAIGFFIGSLISHVRYSWGIGAIAGTLLTILPPVYYPYYLLPHVIFELIYPLPTTLASILIQNLTGLIKTSLILMIQSFTVLVVETVVFYYLSIRFSRWVSK from the coding sequence GTGAGACCCTTGAAGATTAAGTTCATTTTAGCCTTTGCTAGGTTTTATGGTGTGGCTCCCTTAGTGAGGGGCATAGTTTACGTACTCTCTTACTTAACAGTACCTTTGGCAGAACTCTTCTTAATTTACGTAATAACGAAAGGAGAATTTGTAAAGTTCGCTGTTGATGGAGGGCTAATAACAGTCATTGCATCTAATGGTCTTTCGTTCATTGCCGATTTCGCTTTTCTAAGACTAGAGCTTAAAATACAAGACCTTCTTGTAGCTACTGAAATAAGTGCAGGTGATTACATCTTGGCATTGACTTTATCGAACCTTATCTACTCATCTCCAGGTATTTTAACATATGTAACTTTGGCTATTATCTATCACCTTTTAAATCCCTTCAATTTCTTACTTGTGTTTATAACATTGTTGATACTTTTGCTAAATACTTCAGCAATAGGCTTTTTCATAGGGAGTTTGATTTCCCACGTTCGTTACTCTTGGGGGATTGGAGCGATAGCTGGAACCTTATTGACCATCTTACCTCCAGTATATTATCCATATTATTTACTTCCTCACGTGATCTTCGAGCTGATATACCCTTTACCCACTACTTTAGCGTCTATTTTAATACAGAACTTAACGGGACTTATAAAAACTAGCTTAATCTTAATGATCCAAAGCTTTACTGTTTTAGTCGTAGAAACAGTGGTTTTTTACTATCTTTCAATAAGATTCAGCAGGTGGGTGTCTAAATGA
- a CDS encoding nucleoside hydrolase: MTRHFIIDCDTAEDDIMSLFALIKNGISVEALTIVEGNISYEQEINNALWALEFIGKDVKVYPGSDRPLVKPFRSVEEVHGKGGIGDEIVKPSKLKPENKRAMDAIVELADRYAGELEFLAISPLTNLALAYLKDKSIVDKIKKVWVMGGTAWGRGNITPVAEYNIWVDPDAAKIIFNAGFDITMVPWDVIVNYPINDELWNKIKSMNTKMSQFYIKIYSHYRDYSMKNEKIGGTPHPDLITTSIAIDRSIIKKSERHYVDIENCDCLTRGMTVIDYLDLWKKKANTEVVYEIHFDKFLNLLFDLLKWF, from the coding sequence ATGACTAGACATTTCATAATAGATTGTGATACTGCAGAAGACGACATAATGTCATTATTTGCTTTAATTAAGAACGGGATATCAGTAGAGGCTTTAACGATCGTAGAGGGTAACATATCTTACGAACAAGAAATAAATAACGCATTATGGGCGTTAGAGTTCATCGGAAAAGACGTTAAGGTCTACCCTGGAAGCGATAGACCGTTAGTTAAACCGTTTAGGAGTGTTGAGGAAGTCCACGGAAAGGGTGGTATAGGAGATGAAATAGTCAAGCCCAGTAAGCTTAAGCCGGAGAACAAGAGAGCCATGGACGCAATAGTGGAGCTAGCCGACAGATACGCTGGGGAATTAGAGTTCTTAGCTATTTCCCCTTTGACAAACTTAGCACTAGCCTATTTGAAAGACAAGAGCATAGTTGATAAGATCAAGAAAGTTTGGGTGATGGGAGGTACCGCGTGGGGAAGAGGTAACATAACTCCGGTCGCTGAGTACAACATATGGGTAGACCCGGATGCAGCTAAGATAATATTCAATGCGGGTTTCGACATCACTATGGTACCTTGGGATGTCATTGTAAACTACCCCATTAATGACGAGTTGTGGAACAAGATAAAGAGCATGAACACAAAGATGAGCCAGTTTTACATCAAAATCTACTCCCACTATAGAGATTACTCGATGAAGAACGAGAAGATAGGTGGCACTCCTCACCCGGACTTGATAACCACAAGTATTGCTATAGACAGAAGTATTATTAAGAAATCAGAGAGACATTATGTAGATATAGAGAACTGTGACTGTCTGACTAGGGGGATGACAGTTATCGACTACTTAGATCTGTGGAAGAAAAAGGCGAATACCGAGGTAGTTTATGAGATCCACTTCGACAAATTTCTCAACCTACTCTTCGACCTGCTAAAGTGGTTTTAA
- a CDS encoding MFS transporter produces the protein MRGIPILLARAVYGISWFFLSPYLPYLIRSINAPHYFVSLIPLSFFASAAIMQVPAAIISTKLGMKRTYTIGLIIMGVSDFLISLFKEPYAVLILYAFTGFGASFFFSSAGGTLAVLNEGRVTTALGLYNAMFAVGGILGLNWGFVDSILGFKLASMFLGSLTALMGIVNWFASYPNSRPNFKVIKDVRVAIIALATSGIWGSYYVVSEYFPSFSFYVLGRSAIITGSISSILLLSSVLGGALSALIERRDKIKWIVITGLLGVIPVISLYTQYYEVGLFIMGFFNEMSISVIYSLVVDIVKSDNSSLSLAVVNAIQIGIGMNELIIPSIAGFYVWVVVCLVSTLPLFLLNLVRQSI, from the coding sequence TTGAGAGGCATTCCAATACTTCTCGCGAGGGCAGTCTATGGGATAAGTTGGTTCTTCCTTTCTCCTTATTTACCGTATTTAATTAGAAGTATAAATGCGCCTCATTATTTTGTGAGCTTAATTCCCTTGTCCTTCTTTGCTTCAGCTGCTATAATGCAAGTCCCTGCCGCAATTATTTCTACAAAGCTTGGTATGAAAAGAACTTATACAATAGGTCTTATAATTATGGGAGTATCAGATTTCCTCATCAGTTTATTTAAAGAACCATATGCAGTACTAATTCTATACGCTTTTACTGGTTTTGGAGCATCGTTCTTTTTCTCATCAGCTGGAGGCACATTAGCAGTTTTAAATGAAGGAAGAGTTACAACTGCCCTCGGTCTTTACAACGCTATGTTTGCAGTTGGGGGTATATTAGGGTTAAACTGGGGTTTCGTAGACTCTATATTAGGTTTCAAACTTGCTTCTATGTTCTTAGGTTCATTAACAGCTCTAATGGGTATTGTAAACTGGTTTGCTTCATATCCTAATAGTAGGCCGAATTTTAAGGTCATAAAAGACGTTAGGGTAGCTATCATTGCTTTAGCTACATCAGGTATATGGGGCTCCTATTATGTAGTGAGCGAGTATTTTCCTTCATTCTCATTTTACGTACTAGGTAGATCTGCAATAATAACTGGATCAATCTCGTCGATTCTACTTCTCTCCTCAGTACTCGGAGGAGCTCTATCTGCGTTAATAGAAAGAAGGGACAAAATAAAGTGGATCGTAATAACTGGGTTACTTGGTGTGATACCGGTAATCTCCTTGTATACACAATACTATGAGGTGGGATTATTCATTATGGGATTTTTTAATGAGATGAGTATTTCGGTAATTTATTCCTTGGTTGTTGATATCGTAAAGAGTGATAATTCCTCTCTTTCACTGGCTGTGGTAAACGCAATACAAATAGGTATTGGAATGAATGAGTTAATAATACCATCTATTGCAGGATTTTATGTATGGGTAGTTGTGTGTCTAGTGTCCACTCTTCCCCTCTTTTTATTAAATTTAGTTAGGCAGAGTATTTAG
- the acs gene encoding acetate--CoA ligase yields the protein MGEKLSEQLQQLGEKNLEEKADYNMRYYLYLYKKSVEDPAGFWGELAKELIDWFEPWRKTFVQEEGLLTKWFVGGKLNASYNAVDRHLNSHRKYKAAIIWESGRGEKKVVTYQDLYYEVNKWANALRQLGVQKGDRVTIYMPLTPEGVIAKLAVARLGAIHSVVFAGFGAQALADRIQDAGSKVVITADAYYRRGKIVELKKTVDEALQILGNNSPVQKVLVYKRTGTEIPFDEKRDVYFDEVGKFKPVEPEPVEATQPLFILYTSGTTGKPKGIVHSTGGYLVGTAAMLLWSYGLSQDNDVLFNTSDIGWIVGHSYITYSPLVMGRTIVIYEDAPDYPYPDKWAELIEKYKATTFGTSATAIRSFMKYGEDYVKQHDLSSLRIIVTNGEPLNYAPWKWGLEVVGGGKVFMSHQWWQTETGAPNIGYIPGAVYLPMKSGPAVGFALPGNKVQVLNEEGKPTAPRERGYLVMLPPFPPMMMIGMWNDPNNERLKKTYFNKFPGIYYSGDYAMIDEDGYIWVMGRADETIKVAAHRIGAGEVESIVTAHPAVAEAAAVGIPDPVKGEAVHLFVVLKSGYSASPELTKDIQNHVRKYMGAIVTPEVHFVDKLPKTRSGKVMRRVIRAVMMGQNAGDISTLEDEASMEDIKKAVEEFKKSLKSE from the coding sequence ATGGGTGAAAAACTGTCGGAACAGTTACAACAATTAGGCGAGAAAAATCTAGAAGAGAAAGCAGATTATAATATGAGATATTATCTATATTTATACAAAAAGAGCGTTGAAGACCCTGCAGGATTCTGGGGAGAGTTAGCTAAAGAATTAATAGACTGGTTCGAACCTTGGCGAAAGACGTTCGTCCAAGAAGAAGGGTTACTCACCAAGTGGTTCGTAGGTGGGAAACTTAATGCTTCTTATAATGCAGTAGACAGACACTTAAACTCTCATAGAAAGTACAAGGCTGCTATAATATGGGAAAGCGGCAGAGGAGAGAAGAAAGTAGTAACTTATCAAGACCTTTATTACGAAGTTAACAAGTGGGCTAACGCGTTGAGGCAGCTGGGGGTACAGAAGGGTGACAGAGTAACAATATACATGCCCTTAACTCCAGAGGGTGTAATTGCGAAGTTAGCTGTAGCTAGGTTGGGGGCAATCCACAGCGTAGTATTTGCCGGCTTTGGAGCACAAGCATTAGCTGATAGAATTCAAGACGCTGGATCCAAAGTAGTTATTACAGCCGACGCTTATTATAGGAGGGGTAAAATTGTTGAGTTAAAGAAGACTGTAGATGAAGCTCTACAGATACTTGGGAATAACAGCCCCGTCCAAAAGGTTCTTGTGTACAAAAGAACGGGGACTGAGATCCCGTTTGACGAGAAGAGGGATGTCTACTTTGATGAAGTCGGTAAGTTTAAGCCTGTAGAGCCTGAACCGGTAGAAGCCACTCAACCCTTATTTATCTTGTACACCTCTGGGACTACGGGTAAGCCTAAAGGAATCGTTCACAGTACCGGAGGTTATCTGGTTGGTACTGCAGCAATGCTCCTTTGGAGCTACGGCCTAAGTCAGGATAACGATGTATTGTTCAACACCTCTGACATAGGTTGGATTGTAGGTCACTCTTACATAACTTACTCACCCCTAGTTATGGGTAGGACAATAGTAATTTATGAAGATGCCCCAGATTATCCGTACCCAGACAAGTGGGCTGAGTTAATAGAGAAGTATAAGGCCACGACATTCGGTACTTCAGCAACGGCTATAAGGTCGTTCATGAAGTACGGAGAAGACTACGTTAAGCAACATGACTTGTCTTCACTGAGGATTATCGTCACTAACGGAGAGCCCCTTAACTACGCCCCATGGAAGTGGGGACTAGAAGTCGTAGGAGGAGGAAAAGTATTCATGTCCCACCAGTGGTGGCAAACAGAGACCGGAGCTCCCAATATCGGTTACATACCTGGTGCAGTTTACTTGCCGATGAAATCAGGACCTGCCGTAGGCTTTGCTTTGCCTGGAAATAAGGTTCAAGTACTTAATGAAGAGGGCAAGCCAACTGCCCCGAGAGAGAGAGGATATCTCGTAATGTTACCACCGTTCCCGCCTATGATGATGATAGGAATGTGGAACGATCCGAATAACGAGAGGTTAAAGAAGACTTACTTCAACAAGTTCCCCGGAATTTATTATTCTGGAGACTATGCGATGATAGACGAGGACGGTTACATATGGGTAATGGGAAGAGCAGACGAGACAATAAAGGTAGCTGCTCACAGAATAGGTGCGGGAGAAGTTGAATCGATTGTGACAGCCCATCCGGCAGTGGCAGAAGCAGCAGCTGTAGGAATTCCAGATCCAGTAAAAGGTGAGGCTGTACACTTATTCGTAGTGTTAAAGTCCGGATATTCAGCGTCCCCCGAGCTAACAAAGGATATTCAGAATCACGTAAGGAAGTACATGGGAGCAATTGTTACGCCTGAGGTTCACTTCGTGGACAAGCTACCTAAGACAAGATCAGGGAAAGTAATGAGAAGAGTAATTAGGGCTGTAATGATGGGACAAAATGCAGGAGATATATCAACTCTTGAAGACGAGGCATCTATGGAAGATATAAAAAAGGCTGTAGAAGAGTTTAAGAAATCGCTAAAAAGCGAATAA
- a CDS encoding 5-(carboxyamino)imidazole ribonucleotide synthase has translation MKSLIQDSNKRKIGILGGGQLGLMMILEGRKFPFTFYVMDEPNAPACRVADKCFKLEEYKEMINQVDIVTFEFEHVKEEALEYAKEKDKLFPNINTVELKRERWKEKMYYKNHNLPTPKFYVAEDGEEALRILKDQFNNVGVIKQSRGGYDGKGHYFIKGDVEKYSFIKDMKCKFVVEEFVDYDYEASIIAVRDKKGNFKVYPPTFNYNEKGILVYNYGPLNDDRFKDIAKRLADSLEYVGTMGIEFFVRKGEILINEFAPRVHNTGHYTLDAAFVSQFEQHIRAISEIELGDTTLLSYGGMVNIIGTDNVPYEVLKFGKVYWYGKSEVKKRRKMGHVNVVGEDLEDVKQKIDNIMKLIYPEGLDL, from the coding sequence ATGAAGTCCTTAATACAAGACTCGAATAAAAGGAAGATTGGAATTCTAGGAGGAGGACAACTAGGTTTAATGATGATCCTTGAAGGGAGGAAGTTCCCTTTCACTTTCTACGTGATGGATGAACCTAATGCCCCAGCTTGCAGGGTTGCAGATAAGTGTTTCAAGCTCGAAGAATACAAAGAGATGATCAACCAAGTTGACATTGTGACTTTTGAGTTTGAGCACGTAAAAGAAGAAGCTCTGGAATACGCTAAAGAGAAGGATAAGCTCTTCCCTAATATAAACACTGTTGAGCTGAAAAGAGAAAGATGGAAGGAGAAGATGTATTATAAGAATCATAACTTACCGACCCCCAAATTTTACGTAGCGGAAGATGGGGAAGAGGCGTTAAGGATACTTAAAGACCAGTTCAATAACGTAGGTGTTATTAAACAGAGTAGAGGAGGATACGACGGAAAGGGACACTATTTCATAAAGGGTGACGTGGAAAAATACTCATTCATAAAAGATATGAAATGTAAATTTGTGGTTGAAGAGTTTGTGGATTATGACTATGAGGCATCAATAATCGCGGTTAGAGATAAGAAGGGAAATTTCAAGGTTTATCCTCCTACTTTTAACTATAACGAGAAAGGTATTCTAGTTTATAATTACGGACCACTTAACGATGATCGTTTTAAGGATATTGCAAAGAGATTAGCAGACTCACTGGAGTACGTAGGGACTATGGGCATTGAGTTCTTTGTAAGAAAAGGAGAAATATTAATTAATGAGTTCGCACCTAGAGTCCACAATACGGGTCATTACACACTTGATGCTGCTTTCGTATCTCAATTCGAACAGCACATAAGGGCTATAAGTGAAATAGAGTTAGGAGATACAACACTACTTTCTTATGGTGGAATGGTTAACATAATTGGGACTGACAATGTTCCTTATGAGGTGTTGAAATTTGGAAAGGTATACTGGTACGGTAAGAGTGAAGTCAAGAAGAGGAGAAAGATGGGGCATGTTAACGTTGTAGGGGAGGATTTAGAGGATGTTAAGCAAAAAATTGATAATATTATGAAACTAATATACCCTGAAGGCTTAGACTTATGA